One Comamonas endophytica DNA window includes the following coding sequences:
- the ilvC gene encoding ketol-acid reductoisomerase: MKVFYDKDCDLSLIKGKTVAIIGYGSQGHAHAQNLNESGVKVVVGLRKGGASWPKVEKAGLNVMEVNDAVKAADVVMILLPDEDIAAVYKNNVEPNIKQGASLVFAHGFNVHYNQVVPRADLDVWMVAPKAPGHTVRNTYTQGGGVPHLIAVHQDQSGKARDLALSYAMANGGGKAGIIETNFKEETETDLFGEQAVLCGGAVELIKMGFETLVEAGYAPEMAYFECLHELKLIVDLIYEGGIANMNYSISNNAEYGEYVTGPEVINAESRVAMRNALKRIQDGEYAKMFILEGRTGYASMTARRRNTAEHQIEKVGGQLRAMMPWIAKNKLVDQTKN, encoded by the coding sequence ATGAAAGTTTTCTACGACAAAGACTGCGACCTGAGCCTGATCAAGGGCAAGACGGTGGCAATCATCGGCTACGGCAGCCAAGGCCATGCGCACGCACAGAACCTGAACGAAAGCGGCGTCAAGGTCGTGGTCGGCCTGCGCAAGGGCGGCGCCTCGTGGCCCAAGGTCGAGAAGGCCGGCCTGAACGTGATGGAAGTCAACGACGCGGTCAAGGCCGCCGACGTCGTGATGATCCTGCTCCCCGATGAAGACATCGCAGCCGTCTACAAGAACAACGTCGAGCCCAACATCAAGCAGGGCGCCTCGCTGGTGTTCGCGCACGGCTTCAACGTGCACTACAACCAGGTCGTGCCGCGCGCCGACCTCGACGTGTGGATGGTCGCGCCCAAGGCCCCCGGCCACACCGTGCGCAACACCTACACCCAGGGCGGCGGCGTGCCCCACCTGATCGCGGTGCACCAGGACCAGTCGGGCAAGGCCCGCGACCTGGCGCTGTCGTACGCCATGGCCAACGGCGGCGGCAAGGCCGGCATCATCGAGACCAACTTCAAGGAAGAGACCGAAACCGACCTGTTCGGCGAACAGGCCGTGCTGTGCGGCGGTGCGGTCGAGCTGATCAAGATGGGCTTCGAAACCCTGGTCGAAGCCGGCTACGCGCCCGAGATGGCCTACTTCGAGTGCCTGCACGAGCTCAAGCTGATCGTCGACCTGATCTACGAAGGCGGCATCGCCAACATGAACTACTCGATCTCGAACAACGCCGAATACGGCGAGTATGTGACCGGCCCCGAGGTGATCAACGCCGAGTCGCGCGTCGCCATGCGCAATGCGCTCAAGCGCATCCAGGACGGCGAATACGCCAAGATGTTCATCCTGGAGGGCCGCACCGGCTACGCCAGCATGACCGCCCGCCGCCGCAACACGGCCGAGCATCAGATCGAAAAGGTCGGCGGCCAGCTGCGCGCGATGATGCCCTGGATCGCCAAGAACAAGCTCGTCGACCAGACCAAGAACTGA
- the pssA gene encoding CDP-diacylglycerol--serine O-phosphatidyltransferase encodes MHDGDELIDTPGVVVRKRRKGIYILPNLFTLAALFGGFYAIVMAMNGRFDLAAIGVFSAMVLDSLDGRVARMTNTQSAFGEQMDSLSDMVSFGVAPALIAYEWALKGLGRWGWIAAFVYCSCAALRLARFNVNTAVVDKRYFQGLPSPAAAALVTGFIWLLSDYGLLRGADGWLTWTQLTWAMFALTLYAGLTMVTNVPFYSFKDIHMKRSVPFAAIVLIVLAIAVINIHAPTVLFGVFVLYGFSGYAVYAWRKTKGLQTSVISTSKDEPEERGLHK; translated from the coding sequence ATGCATGACGGCGACGAGTTGATTGATACCCCGGGCGTGGTGGTGCGCAAGCGCCGCAAGGGCATCTATATCCTGCCCAACCTGTTCACGCTGGCGGCGCTGTTTGGCGGCTTCTACGCCATCGTCATGGCGATGAACGGGCGCTTCGACCTGGCGGCCATCGGCGTCTTCAGCGCCATGGTGCTCGACAGCCTCGACGGCCGCGTGGCGCGCATGACGAACACGCAAAGCGCTTTTGGCGAGCAGATGGATTCGCTCTCCGACATGGTGTCGTTCGGCGTCGCGCCGGCGCTGATCGCCTATGAATGGGCGCTCAAGGGCCTGGGGCGCTGGGGCTGGATCGCGGCCTTTGTCTACTGCTCCTGCGCCGCGCTGCGCCTGGCGCGTTTCAATGTCAACACAGCCGTGGTCGACAAGCGCTATTTCCAGGGCCTGCCGTCGCCGGCCGCGGCGGCGCTGGTCACGGGCTTCATCTGGCTGCTCAGCGATTACGGCCTGCTGCGCGGCGCCGACGGCTGGCTCACCTGGACCCAGCTGACCTGGGCCATGTTCGCGCTGACGCTCTATGCCGGCCTGACCATGGTCACCAACGTGCCTTTCTACAGCTTCAAGGACATCCACATGAAGCGCAGCGTGCCCTTTGCCGCCATCGTGCTGATCGTGCTGGCCATCGCGGTGATCAACATCCACGCGCCCACGGTGCTGTTCGGCGTGTTCGTGCTGTATGGCTTCAGCGGCTATGCGGTCTATGCCTGGCGCAAGACGAAGGGGCTGCAGACCAGCGTCATCAGCACGTCGAAAGACGAGCCCGAGGAACGCGGCCTCCACAAGTGA
- the ilvN gene encoding acetolactate synthase small subunit, producing MKHIIAVLLENEPGALSRVVGLFSARGYNIESLTVAPTEDPSLSRMTIQTTGSEDVIEQITKHLNRLIEVVKVVDLTEGAYAERELMMVKVRAVGKEREEMKRLVDIFRGRIIDVTDKSYTIELTGDQSKNDAFLQAIERTAILETVRTGASGIGRGERILRV from the coding sequence ATGAAGCACATCATTGCGGTCCTGCTCGAGAACGAGCCCGGCGCGCTGTCGCGCGTCGTCGGCCTGTTCTCGGCGCGCGGCTACAACATCGAGTCCCTCACCGTGGCGCCGACGGAAGATCCGTCGCTGTCGCGCATGACCATCCAGACCACCGGGTCGGAAGACGTCATCGAGCAGATCACCAAGCACCTGAACCGCCTCATCGAGGTGGTGAAGGTCGTGGACCTGACCGAAGGCGCCTACGCCGAACGCGAGCTGATGATGGTCAAGGTCCGCGCCGTGGGCAAGGAGCGCGAGGAAATGAAGCGCCTGGTGGACATCTTCCGAGGCCGCATCATCGACGTGACCGACAAGAGCTACACCATCGAGCTCACCGGCGACCAATCCAAGAACGATGCCTTCCTGCAGGCCATCGAGCGCACGGCCATCCTCGAGACCGTGCGCACCGGCGCCAGCGGCATAGGCCGCGGCGAGCGCATCCTGCGCGTGTGA